The segment aacatttaaattttttattaaatcagcttttattttttgagttaattttggtaattaatttttaaaaatagtcaaataaaattttaaatgaaaatgttaattaaaacattaaatttttaataatgttgGCCTATCAACTCGCATGATAGTTCATAAGAATTTCATATTGACATGACACTATTTGTCTTTTATGTTGTATtaatgattaattgaaatttaaaaaatttaaaaaataaaaaaataaaaaaatttcaaaaaagagAATGAAGTACATGTGGATTCTCATGCATAttgtaatatttaaaatttaacattttaattagtattttcattaaaaataacaatttgatACTTTTGAAAGATTgaaggaaaattttaaattttttaagagtcaaatttaatttaagaaaaagtaaatgtaaaatttaaaagatgtaaaactttataaattttatataaaaggaaaaataatttAGATGACATCAActtttaaaaatatagaaatcactATATATGGTAAAAATCCACAGAAGTACATTTAGTGGCCCAGAATAGATTTATCTAATTTAGGGCCTTATAATGAAGTACGTGGGTTTACGCTTTCGACATGTGGCGATTTCTGTCTAATGGCGTGGCGATTCCTTAAACCCAAATAAAACCCTTACAAGTTACTACCGTGTTGTTGCCGCCCCTGGTATTGTCTCCTCTATCATCACACTCACGGCGAAGTGCAGTCAAATTAAACTTCCAATTGAACTCGTATATTTTCCCAGGTTTTTGCGGTACCCATATTCAGCTCTAAGATGTTATCTCGTTGTCTTCGTTCTATTTCACGTATTCCAGGAATCTTGATTCCCGTCACGCTATCTCATTACATACCCAAACCTCAAAACAACATCCCTTGTCATAGAATCACAGCAAGTTTGACTTCTGTTTCAGTTCTAACATGTAAAAGACCAAATACTGTACCTTTCCAAGGTAACCCATCTTCTCATTTATACTACTGTATTTTTTGTTTGCCCAATTGATCATAAGTGATCAGCTTGGTGATTGATTGTAGTGGTTGTTTTCCCTATTGACGAAATGGGAAACGCTTCCAAGTTTCACTGTATTCATAGTTTCAAACATTCTTGGGCAATTAGAAATTTGTTGTGTTACTACTCCAGAGCATAAACAAGGGATCTTTACTGTGATATTTCGAAACGCTTCCAAGTTTCACTGTATTCATAGTTTCAAACATTCTTGGGCAATTAGAAATTTGTTGTGTTACTACTCCAGAGCATAAACAAGGGATCTTTACTGTGATAAATTCTATATATACTTATACCGCTAGCTTGTGTGGACCATTAATGGATATTTCAGTTCAAGCAGGATTCTTTGTTAGTTAAGCTTATTTGGTATTCTTGCAAATCACACTGCAAATTTAACGCAAAATGAAGTTTAAGTAAAATTGCCTTAGAACTAGTATGCTGACATTTGTTTATATGTTGTTGGTTGCAGTGAGATCTGTAGCAACTATCGTTGATCCAGCTGCTAGGTTTGATGAGATGGTCATTGGACCACAGCGTAAGTATTACTTCCTAGGTGGTAAAGGAGGTGTTGGGAAAACAAGCTGTGCTGCTTCCCTTGCTGTAAAATTTGCAGACCATGGGCACCCTACCATTGTCATCTCAACTGATCCTGCTCACTCCTTAAGTGACTCTTTTGCCCTGGTAAATATGCTTCTGTTCTTTTAACTCTAAATAGAAAATGCTCGATAATGGAAGTTTATGGGACCCTTCTTTAACAATCTGCCTTCTTCATTATCTCAAGCATTTGGCAGGAGGGGATCTTGTTCCTATTGAAGGATTGAATTCTCCTTTGTTTGCTCTAGAGGTATATGGTTTTAGGTTGAATTTTTTCACATTAGCTCATTATTTGTTGCATATTTTTAAACCTTAGAATTATGACAGATAAATCCCGAGAAAGCTAAAGAGGATTTCCGAACTGCAAGTCAAAAGAATGGTGGGAGTGCCGTCAAAGATTTTATGAATAACATGGGCCTTGGGATGCTTGCTGATCAGGTGGATACAAGTCTTGCACGTTATTACATTTATAAGCTGTGACTGTCATTATGTTTATCATTATTATAATGGAAGAAGGATATGTTACAACTTAATTTATGTCTTGCATAAGATTTTGATAATTCGAGTAGCTACTGGCTAGCGAACAAAATAATGTTCCAAGTAAATGGACTTGTGTCATAATGGTGATTTAATTAACATTTTTGCTCATAGTTTTCTATTCTAACCAGGATTCTGGGAGTGAAGTTTGTTTTGGCTCCTGAAGTAGATTAAAGAAGAGAAAAAGTAAAGCTCTTTTGATTCCTTTAAACCAATTTTAAGATGATGAACAATAGTGAAACATTTGTTATTCCTCGGGGCAGCATTCTGGCCCATGTATAGCCCCTTGTGCCCAGTTCTGATCCTTTCTCCCTAATTTTTACCTTTAACCTACCACTGGTATCTCAATTTTGTTTGAGATTTGTTCCTTCATTGTTGCACCTGACATTTTTTTGGTTGCTCCTTTGAAGTTTGGGGATCTGAAACTAGGAGAGCTGTTGGATACCCCTCCGCCAGGTTTAGATGAAGCTATAGCAATTTCCAAGGCATGTATATACCTTGATCCATTTCTAATtagttttttatgttattttcctTCATTTGGGACTTTTTTTCATCCTAACCCTGCAGCTGCTTTGTAGGTGATGCAATTTGTTGAATCACAACAGTACAGTATGTTTAGCCGGATAGTGTTTGATACTGCACCCACGGTCAGTGGACACTAAATTGCTTTCAACCTTTTAGCATATTCCACTGCTTTTGAAGTTGgtgaataattttattttctattgaaTATTTTACAGGGCCATATGCTTCGGCTTTTGTCCTTGCCTGACTTCTTGGATGCATCCATTGGGAAAATTATGAAGGTATAATAAAATGACACTTATGCTTGAATTGGAAGCTTCAGTACTGTTACTCTCGAGTCATTACTGTATGGATCCCACCGATCAGATCAACTTATCTGTTCACTTTGCTCGAAACCTAGTAGATATAATCAGCTTCTGATCTATTTTGTGAAACTCAGTTCAAGCAGAAGTTAGCTTCAGCAGCTTCAGCCTTGAAATCTGTTCTTGGGAAGGTAGCAGAACAGCAGGATGTGGTAAG is part of the Gossypium arboreum isolate Shixiya-1 chromosome 5, ASM2569848v2, whole genome shotgun sequence genome and harbors:
- the LOC108485424 gene encoding ATPase GET3B-like, with translation MLSRCLRSISRIPGILIPVTLSHYIPKPQNNIPCHRITASLTSVSVLTCKRPNTVPFQVRSVATIVDPAARFDEMVIGPQRKYYFLGGKGGVGKTSCAASLAVKFADHGHPTIVISTDPAHSLSDSFALHLAGGDLVPIEGLNSPLFALEINPEKAKEDFRTASQKNGGSAVKDFMNNMGLGMLADQFGDLKLGELLDTPPPGLDEAIAISKVMQFVESQQYSMFSRIVFDTAPTGHMLRLLSLPDFLDASIGKIMKFKQKLASAASALKSVLGKVAEQQDVPDKLQQLRERMTKVRDLFRDSNSTEFVIVTIPSVMAINESSRLHASLRKECVPVHRLIVNQILPPSVSGCKFCTTKRKDQMRAIDMIRNDPELANLRIIEADLVDLEIRGVPALKYMGDIVWR